One Oryza brachyantha chromosome 3, ObraRS2, whole genome shotgun sequence DNA segment encodes these proteins:
- the LOC102707857 gene encoding mitochondrial Rho GTPase 1-like yields the protein MIVECQTADVVVLTYACDSPVTLKRITTFWLPKLRRLQAPLILVGCKLDLRDEQQQVSLEQVMAPIMRRFREIEIGIECSALRQIQVTEIFYYAQETVIHPVDPIFDYETQFLRPRCVAALKRIFSLCDRDRDGALSDVEFNKFQVKCFKSPLQPAEIASVKRVIWKHMPEGVNDNGLITFIGFLYIHALLIEKGRLETTWTVLRKFGYDHELLPSRYGFSWWLRALTFRGYW from the exons ATGATCGTCGAGTGCCAGACGGCGGATGTGGTGGTGCTCACCTATGCCTGCGACAGTCCGGTCACGCTCAAGCGGATCACCACGTTTTGGCTCCCCAAGCTCCGACGCCTCCAG GCACCTCTCATTCTCGTGGGATGTAAACTGGATCTTAGggacgagcagcagcaggtcaGTCTTGAGCAGGTGATGGCGCCCATCATGCGTAGATTCAGAGAGATTGAGATAGGCATTGAGTGCTCCGCACTTCGCCAGATCCAG GTGACTGAGATATTCTACTATGCCCAAGAGACCGTGATTCACCCAGTAGACCCTATATTTGATTATGAGACTCAATTTCTGAGGCCACGATGTGTGGCGGCTTTGAAACGAATATTTTCCTTATGTGACCGTGATAGGGATGGAGCACTAAGTGACGTGGAGTTCAACAAGTTTCAG GTCAAATGCTTTAAGTCTCCTCTTCAGCCTGCTGAAATTGCAAGCGTGAAGAGAGTGATTTGGAAGCATATGCCTGAAGGAGTGAACGACAATGGCCTTATTACCTTCATCGGATTCCTCTACATTCATGCTCTCCTTATAGAGAAAGGACGGTTAGAAACTACATGGACCGTCCTTAGAAAGTTTGGTTATGACCATGAATTACTTCCTTCTAGATATGGATTTTCTTGGTGGCTAAGGGCATTAACCTTTCGAGGCTATTGGTGA
- the LOC102708142 gene encoding zerumbone synthase — translation MSAAAAGSSSSPAPRLEGKVALVTGGASGIGEAIVRLFREHGAKVCIADIKDEAGQKLWDSLGGDQHALFLHCDVTVEEEVSRAVDATAEKFGTLDIIVNNAGITGNKITDIRNVDFAEFRKVIDINLVGVFHGMKHAARVMIPNKRGSIISLASVASVMGGLGPHAYTASKHAVVGLTKNVAAELGKHGIRVNCVSPYAVPTALSMPYLPEDERKDDALKGFLAFVGGEANLKGVDLLPKDVAEAVLYLASDEARYVSALNLMVDGGFTSVNLNLRAFED, via the exons AtgtccgccgctgccgccggctcctcctcctcccctgccCCGCG GTTGGAAGGCAAGGTTGCGCTGGTCACCGGTGGTGCTTCAGGTATCGGTGAAGCAATTGTCCGCCTCTTTAGAGAGCATGGCGCAAAGGTTTGTATTGCAGACATCAAAGACGAAGCAGGCCAGAAGCTCTGGGACTCCCTTGGAGGTGACCAACACGCCTTGTTTCTCCACTGCGATGTcacggtggaggaggaagtAAGCCGAGCAGTCGATGCAACAGCCGAAAAGTTTGGCACTCTTGATATCATAGTCAACAATGCTGGCATCACGGGCAACAAGATCACAGATATCCGAAACGTCGACTTTGCTGAATTCAGAAAGGTAATCGACATCAACCTAGTCGGCGTGTTCCATGGGATGAAACACGCGGCACGCGTCATGATCCCAAACAAGAGGGGCTCCATCATCTCATTGGCAAGTGTTGCCAGTGTCATGGGAGGGCTGGGACCTCATGCCTACACAGCATCCAAGCATGCTGTGGTGGGTCTCACCAAGAATGTCGCTGCTGAACTGGGGAAGCATGGGATACGCGTGAACTGCGTGTCTCCCTATGCGGTGCCCACGGCTCTCTCTATGCCGTATTTGCCTGAGGACGAACGCAAGGATGATGCGCTGAAAGGATTTTTGGCCTTTGTTGGTGGTGAAGCCAACCTGAAAGGTGTTGACCTGCTGCCTAAAGATGTTGCTGAAGCAGTGCTCTACTTGGCAAGCGATGAAGCGAGGTACGTCAGCGCTCTCAACCTCATGGTGGATGGTGGCTTCACATCTGTGAATCTCAATCTGAGAGCATTTGAGGATTAG
- the LOC102708425 gene encoding magnesium-chelatase subunit ChlD, chloroplastic translates to MAMATAALSASLPRLLPPLPPRRRLPATSPSPSPRGVRLLPPPRLAAAASAPSEVLDSTNGAVPSGRGGGGQQYGREYFPLAAVVGQDAIKTALLLGAIDREIGGIAISGKRGTAKTVMARGLHAMLPPIEVVAGSISNANPNCPEEWEDGLAERVQYDADGNLKTEIVKTPFVQIPLGITEDRLIGSVDVEASVKSGTTVFQPGLLAEAHRGVLYVDEINLLDEGISNLLLNVLTEGVNIVEREGISFRHPCKPLLIATYNPEEGSVREHLLDRIAINLSADLPMSFDDRVAAVDIATQFQESSKEVFKMVEEETEVAKTQIILAREYLKDVVISTEQLKYLVMEAMRGGCQGHRAELYAARVAKCLAAMEGREKVYVDDLKKAVELVILPRSILSDNPQEQQDQQPPPPPPPPPPPQDQDSQENQDEEEEEEQEDDEENEQQDQQIPEEFIFDPDGGIVDDKLLFFAQQAQRRRGKAGRAKNLIFSSDRGRYINSMLPKGPIRRLAVDATLRAAAPYQKLRRERDLDKTRKVFVEKTDMRAKRMARKAGALVIFVVDASGSMALNRMQNAKGAALKLLAESYTSRDQVSIIPFRGDFAEVLLPPSRSIAMARRRLEKLPCGGGSPLAHGLSTAVRVGLNAEKSGDVGRIMIVAITDGRANVSLKRSTDPEGTSDAPRPSSQELKDEILEVAGKIYKAGMSLLVIDTENKFVSTGFAKEIARVAQGKYYYLPNASDAVISAATKTALSDLKSL, encoded by the exons atgGCGatggccaccgccgcgctctccgcctccctcccgcgcctcctgccgccgctgccgcctcgccgccgcctccccgccacgtccccctccccctccccccgcgGCGTccggctgctgccgccgccccgcctcgccgccgcggcctcggcgCCCTCCGAGGTCCTCGACTCCACCAACGGGGCCGTCCCCTCGgggaggggcggcgggggGCAGCAGTACGGGAGGGAGTATTTCCCCCTGGCCGCTGTCGTCGGGCAG GATGCAATTAAAACTGCTCTGCTGCTTGGGGCAATTGACCGTGAAATTGGAGGCATTGCCATCTCAGGGAAGCGTGGGACAGCAAAGACAGTGATGGCTCGTGGCTTGCACGCTATGCTTCCACCTATTGAAGTGGTAGCAGGCTCGATTTCAAATGCTAACCCTAACTGCCCAGAAGA ATGGGAGGATGGTTTAGCTGAACGGGTTCAATATGATGCTGATGGTAACTTGAAGACTGAGATTGTCAAAACACCTTTTGTGCAG ATCCCGCTTGGTATCACTGAGGATAGGTTAATTGGATCAGTTGATGTCGAAGCGTCTGTGAAATCAGGAACTACTGTGTTTCAACCTGGTCTTCTTGCTGAAGCTCACAGAGGTGTTCTTTATGTTGACGAGATAAATCTATTGGACGAGGGCATAAGCAATCTCCTTCTGAATGTCTTGACAGAGGGAGTCAATATTGTCGAAAGAGAAGGCATTAGCTTTCGTCATCCGTGCAAACCACTTCTAATTGCTACTTACAACCCAGAGGAAGGATCTGTACGTGAACACTTACTTGATCGTATTGCAATTAATTTAAG TGCTGATCTGCCAATGAGTTTTGATGATCGTGTGGCAGCTGTGGATATTGCGACACAATTTCAGGAGTCCAGCAAAGAGGTTTTTAAAATGGTGGAAGAAGAGACTGAGGTTGCAAAAACACAG ATAATTTTGGCAAGAGAATATTTGAAAGATGTTGTAATCAGCACAGAGCAGCTCAAATATCTTGTCATGGAAGCCATGCGTGGTGGTTGCCAG GGGCACCGGGCTGAGCTGTATGCTGCTCGAGTGGCAAAATGTCTTGCTGCAATGGAAGGGCGTGAAAAAGTATATGTGGATGACCTTAAGAAAGCT GTAGAGCTAGTTATTCTACCTCGATCAATCCTATCTGACAATCCACAGGAGCAGCAAGACCAGcaacctccacctccacccccaCCGCCACCCCCTCCACAAGATCAAGATTCTCAAGAAAATcaagatgaggaggaggaagaagaacaagag GATGATGAAGAAAATGAACAACAGGACCAGCAGATACCCGAGGAGTTCATTTTTGATCCTGATGGTGGTATAGTAGATGACAAGCTCCTTTTCTTTGCTCAGCAAGCACAAAGACGGCGAGGAAAAGCTGGACGAGCAAAGAATCTCATATTCTCATCTGATAGGGGTCGATATATAAATTCTATGCTTCCCAAG GGTCCAATAAGGAGGTTAGCTGTTGATGCCACACTTCGAGCAGCTGCACCATATCAAAAActgagaagagagagagatcttgacaagacaagaaaagttttCGTTGAAAAAACTGACATGAGAGCCAAAAGAATGGCTCGAAAAGCAGGCGCGCTG GTCATATTTGTTGTGGATGCTAGTGGTAGCATGGCTCTAAATCGCATGCAGAATGCTAAAGGTGCAGCGTTAAAGTTGCTTGCAGAAAGCTACACAAGCAGAGATCAG GTTTCAATCATTCCATTTCGTGGAGATTTTGCTGAGGTTTTACTTCCGCCTTCAAGATCCATAGCAATGGCCCGCAGACGTCTTGAGAAGCTACCATGTGGTGGTGGTTCTCCTTTAGCTCACGGCCTTAGTACA GCTGTCAGAGTGGGGTTGAATGCTGAAAAGAGTGGTGATGTTGGACGCATCATGATTGTTGCAATCACCGACGGAAGAGCCAATGTGTCACTAAAGAGATCAACTGATCCAGAAGGTACTTCAGATGCACCAAGACCTTCTTCTCAAGAATTAAAG GATGAGATACTTGAGGTGGCCGGCAAAATATACAAGGCTGGAATGTCACTTCTTGTCATTGATACTGAGAACAAGTTTGTATCCACAGGATTTGCCAAGGAAATTGCAAGGGTCGCACAAG GAAAATACTATTACCTGCCAAATGCTTCAGACGCTGTTATTTCCGCCGCCACCAAGACTGCACTTTCGGACTTGAAGAGCTTGTGA
- the LOC102701344 gene encoding triacylglycerol lipase SDP1-like encodes MDLSGEASLGGFKIGPSTLVGRGVAVRVLLFSSLWRLRERAYAAASRVRGAVLPVVAPWLHLRNTHGVLLMVVLFALFLRRLSGARSRAALARRRLQCKKAMRHAASYEEWSRAAKVLDKMSEQVNEGDFYDEELIRNRLEELRRRREEGSLRDVVFCMRGDLVRNLGNMCNPELHKGRLEVPKLIKDYIDEVSVQLKMVCESDTDDLLLEEKLAFVQETRHAFGRTALLLSGGASLGSFHVGVVKTLVEHKLLPRIVAGSSVGSIICSIVATRTWPEIQSFFVDSLQTLQFFDRMGGIFSVTKRVMTYGALHDISQMQRLLRDLTGNLTFQEAYDMTGRVLGITVCSPRKNEPPRCLNYLTSPHVVIWSAVTASCAFPGLFEAQELMAKDRFGEIVPFHAPFSTDPEQGPGASKRRWRDGSLEMDLPMMQIKELFNVNHFIVSQTNPHISPLLRLKEIVRTYGGRFAGKLARLAEMEVKYRCNQILEIGLPLGGLAKLFAQDWEGDVTMVMPATAAQYLKIIQNPTYAELQMAANQGRRCTWEKISAIRTNCAIELALDESIAILNHKRRLKRSMERAASASQGYTYSSILKTPRRVPSWSCISRENSSGSLSEDYFAAANSSTQQGAIQVVTTPNMTHHDGSESESETIDLNSWTRSGGPLMRTSSADMFINFVQNLEIESEFNRVFTTEDENKHNLSGSTISKDLCPNYSSQVTTPDTDRSTYTSEAGSCNTGNNITSQPSTSTSIAVTEGELLQPERATNGILINFVKRNSVFDEHDNEAETESYVDTTHLDTFDTISASDCPGDNKDSSVAHTDFVTSQHSSADE; translated from the exons ATGGACTTGTCCGGCGAAGCAAGCCTTGGGGGCTTCAAGATCGGGCCGTCGACGCTCGTCGGCCGCGGGGTGGCCGTCCGCGTGCTCCTGTTCAGCTCGCTGTGGCGCCTGCGCGAGCGTgcctacgccgccgcctcgcgcgtGCGCGGCGCCGTGCTTCCGGTGGTCGCGCCCTGGCTCCACCTCAGGAACACCCACGGCGTCCTCCTCATGGTAGTCCTCTTCGCGCTGTTCCTGAGGAGGCTCTCCGGCGCGCGGTCACGGGCGGCGCTGGCACGCCGGCGCTTGCAGTGCAAGAAGGCGATGAGGCACGCGGCGAGCTACGAGGAGTGGTCGCGCGCCGCCAAGGTGCTCGACAAAATGTCTGAGCAGGTCAATGAGGGTGATTTCTATGACGAGGAGCTCATCAGGAACAGGCTGGAGGAGCTCCGGAGgcggagagaggaggggtCGCTCCGGGATGTGGTGTTCTGCATGCGTGGTGATCTCGTGAGGAACTTGGGGAACATGTGTAATCCTGAGCTTCATAAGGGCAGGCTTGAG GTTCCTAAGCTTATAAAAGATTACATTGATGAGGTATCTGTGCAGCTGAAAATGGTATGTGAATCTGATACTGATGACTTGCTTTTGGAAGAGAAACTTGCCTTTGTTCAAGAGACCAGGCATGCCTTTGGGAGGACAGCATTACTCTTAAGTGGGGGTGCTTCACTAGGGTCTTTTCATGTAGGTGTGGTGAAAACACTGGTTGAGCACAAGCTTTTGCCTCGAATAGTTGCAGGATCTAGTGTTGGTTCCATCATATGTTCAATTGTTGCTACCCGAACATGGCCTGAGATACAGAGCTTCTTTGTGGACTCATTGCAGACCTTGCAGTTCTTTGATAGGATGGGTGGAATTTTTTCAGTGACAAAACGGGTTATGACTTATGGCGCACTTCATGACATTAGCCAGATGCAAAGACTTTTGAGGGATCTGACTGGTAACTTAACGTTTCAAGAGGCTTATGACATGACTGGCCGTGTTCTTGGCATCACAGTTTGCTCTCCTAGAAAAAATGAGCCACCCCGCTGCCTCAACTACCTGACATCACCACATGTTGTTATTTGGAGTGCTGTGACGGCCTCTTGTGCATTCCCTGGACTCTTCGAAGCTCAGGAATTGATGGCAAAGGATAGATTTGGTGAGATAGTACCCTTCCACGCACCCTTTTCCACAGACCCAGAACAAGGTCCTGGAGCATCAAAGCGTCGGTGGAGGGATGGAAGTTTGGAGATGGATCTTCCCATGATGCAAATAAAAGAGTTGTTTAATGTAAATCACTTCATTGTGAGCCAAACTAACCCTCATATCTCTCCACTCCTCCGATTGAAGGAGATCGTCCGAACCTATGGAGGTCGCTTTGCTGGAAAG CTCGCTCGTCTTGCTGAAATGGAGGTTAAGTACAGATGTAACCAAATCCTAGAAATTGGCCTCCCACTGGGAGGACTAGCAAAATTGTTTGCTCAGGATTGGGAGGGTGATGTCACCATGGTTATGCCAGCAACAGCAGCCCAG TACTTGAAGATTATACAAAATCCTACATACGCGGAGCTGCAAATGGCTGCCAACCAGGGTCGCAGGTGCACATGGGAGAAGATCTCTGCTATCAGAACAAACTGCGCTATTGAACTTGCGTTGGATGAGTCCATTGCCATCCTGAACCATAAAAGAAGACTAAAAAGAAGCATGGAAAGGGCAGCTTCTGCTTCTCAGGGATATACATACAGTTCAATACTCAAAACACCAAGGAGGGTACCATCATGGAGTTGCATCAGTCGAGAGAATTCTTCAGGATCTCTCTCAGAAGATTACTTTGCAGCTGCTAATTCATCTACTCAGCAAGGTGCTATTCAAGTTGTTACCACACCGAACATGACTCATCATGATGGAAGTGAGAGCGAATCAGAAACCATTGACTTAAATTCCTGGACTAGGAGTGGTGGACCTCTGATGAGGACTTCATCAGCTGACATGTTCATCAATTTCGTTCAGAATCTTGAGATTGAGTCTGAGTTCAATAGGGTCTTTACTACTGAAGATGAGAATAAACACAATTTGTCAGGATCTACCATTTCTAAAGATTTATGCCCAAACTATAGTTCTCAAGTTACTACACCAGATACAGATAGAAGCACATACACTTCAGAAGCCGGGTCATGCAATACTGGAAACAATATTACTAGTCAACCCTCTACATCTACAAGCATTGCTGTTACTGAAGGAGAATTGCTGCAACCAGAGAGGGCTACTAATGgaattctaattaattttgttaaaagAAACAGTGTGTTTGATGAGCATGACAATGAAGCTGAAACCGAATCATATGTGGATACAACACATTTGGACACTTTTGATACCATCTCAGCTTCCGACTGTCCTGGAGATAACAAAGATTCTTCAGTTGCTCATACTGATTTTGTAACTTCACAACATTCTTCAGCTGATGAATAG
- the LOC102701067 gene encoding mitochondrial Rho GTPase 1 yields MAAAATAANLAGKQGVRVVVIGDPGTGKSSLVVSVATEAFPENVPRVMPPTRLPADYFPDRVPITIVDTSSSPEQRAKLIAECQAADAVVLTYACDRPATLERLSTFWLPELRRLQLKAPVIVVGCKLDLRDEQQVSLEQVMAPIMQTFREIETCIECSALRQIQVPEVFYYAQKAVLHPTAPLFDQEAQSLKPRCVRALKRIFILCDHDRDGALSDVELNDFQVKCFNAPLQPTEIAGVKRVVQEKMPEGVNDNGLTLTGFLFLHALFIEKGRLETTWTVLRKFGYDNEIKLRDDLMPTIKRAPDQTLELTSQATDFLRGIFNMFDTDNDEALLPAELDDLFSTAPENPWSSNPYVDCAERNVLGGLSLEGFLSKWALMTLLDPANSFANLVYVGYSGDFGSAFTTMRKRRVDRKKQQTQRNVFQCYVFGPRGAGKTALLQSFLGRQPSDALPMNGERFAANTVELSGFRKTLVFREIPEDDVRSLLTDRESLASCDVAVFIYDSSDELSWQRARNLLVEVATHGENTGYEVPCLIVAAKDDLDQSPLALQESTRVSQDMGIETPIPISVRLRDLNNIFCRIVHAAQQPHLSIPETEVGKTRRQYRQLLNRSLMVVSVGAAVTVVGIAAYRVYAARKNTSS; encoded by the exons ATGGCGGCTGCGGCGACTGCGGCGAACCTGGCCGGCAAGCAGGGCGTGCGGGTCGTCGTCATCGGCGACCCGGGCACCGGCAAGTCCAGCCTCGtcgtctccgtcgccaccgagGCGTTCCCGGAGAACGTCCCCCGGGTCATGCCGCCCAcccgcctccccgccgactACTTCCCCGACCGCGTCCCCATCACCATCGTCGACACCTCCTCCAG CCCGGAGCAAAGGGCGAAGCTGATCGCCGAGTGCCAGGCGGCGGACGCGGTGGTGCTCACGTACGCCTGCGACAGGCCCGCCACGTTGGAGCGGCTCAGCACATTCTGGCTCCCCGAGCTCCGGCGCCTGCAG TTAAAGGCACCTGTGATTGTCGTTGGGTGTAAGCTGGACCTTAGGGACGAGCAGCAGGTCAGCCTTGAGCAGGTGATGGCGCCCATTATGCAGACATTCCGAGAGATTGAGACCTGCATTGAGTGCTCTGCGCTTCGCCAGATCCAG GTGCCTGAGGTCTTCTACTATGCCCAGAAGGCAGTGCTTCACCCAACAGCTCCTCTATTTGATCAAGAGGCACAATCTCTAAAGCCACGGTGTGTGAGGGCTTTGAAGCGGATATTTATTCTATGTGATCATGACAGGGATGGAGCACTCAGTGATGTGGAGCTCAATGATTTCCAG GTCAAATGCTTCAACGCTCCTCTCCAACCTACTGAAATTGCAGGTGTGAAGAGAGTTGTTCAAGAGAAGATGCCTGAAGGCGTGAATGACAATGGCCTTACCTTGACCGGATTCCTTTTCCTTCATGCTCTTTTTATCGAGAAAGGACGACTAGAAACTACATGGACTGTACTAAGGAAGTTTGGTTATGATAATGAAATCAAGCTTAGAGATGACCTTATGCCAACAATTAAACGAGCTCCTGACCAA ACCCTGGAGTTAACAAGTCAAGCTACTGATTTCTTAAGAGGAATTTTCAATATGTTTGACACAGATAAT GATGAAGCTTTGCTACCTGCTGAGCTGGATGATCTTTTCTCCACTGCACCTGAAAA CCCATGGTCTTCTAATCCGTATGTGGACTGTGCTGAAAGGAATGTCTTGGGTGGGTTGTCACTTGAAGGATTTCTCTCCAAG TGGGCTCTTATGACACTTCTAGATCCAGCAAATAGTTTTGCCAATCTTGTATATGTTGGCTATTCGGGTGATTTTGGCTCAGCATTTACCACCATGAGGAAAAGACGTGTTGATCGGAAAAAGCAGCAGACTCAACGGAATGTTTTCCAGTGCTATGTTTTTGGTCCCAGAGGTGCTGGAAAGACTGCGTTGCTACAATCATTCCTTGGAAG GCAACCTTCTGATGCTCTGCCTATGAATGGCGAACGGTTTGCGGCAAATACTGTTGAACTTTCT GGGTTCAGAAAGACACTTGTATTTCGAGAGATTCCTGAAGATGATGTCAGATCATTACTGACTGATAGAGAATCCTTGGCTTCCTGTGATGTAgcagtatttatttatgatag CTCGGATGAACTTTCTTGGCAAAGAGCAAGGAATTTGCTTGTGGAAGTTGCTACACATGGAGAGAACACTGGCTATGAAGTTCCTTGTCTGATTGTGGCTGCTAAGGATGATCTTGACCAATCTCCATTGGCTCTACAGGAATCAACGAGA GTGAGCCAAGACATGGGAATCGAAACACCAATTCCTATTAGCGTGAGGTTGAGAGATTTGAACAATATTTTCTGCAGAATAGTCCATGCTGCGCAGCAGCCACATTTGAGCATTCCAGAGACTGAAGTTGGGAAAACACGCAGGCAATACCGTCAACTTCTGAACCGGTCCCTTATGGTTGTCTCAG TTGGAGCTGCCGTTACAGTTGTGGGAATAGCTGCTTACCGAGTCTATGCAGCTAGGAAGAACACATCGTCTTGA